Proteins from a single region of Paenibacillus sp. BIHB 4019:
- a CDS encoding nucleotidyltransferase family protein, translating into MKAIILAAGYATRLYPLTRDFPKPLLEVGGKAIMDHIMEKIERVSLIDEIFIVTNHRFYGHFVHWESQSDYSKPIKVIDDLTTSNEDRLGAIADLQFVLEQEKLDDDVLVMAGDNLFDFELTEMVHFYQSSGTDTIAAHEMDDIDFLRRTGVIQTDGNGKVIAFEEKPEQPKSNLACPPFYIYGQSTLPLIKQYLAEGSNADAPGHFVPWLIRHKEVHAYKFEGKRFDIGTLESYQEARALFARQN; encoded by the coding sequence ATGAAGGCCATTATTTTAGCGGCGGGTTACGCAACTCGCCTGTATCCTTTGACCAGGGACTTTCCAAAGCCTCTTCTGGAGGTTGGAGGGAAAGCAATCATGGATCATATTATGGAGAAGATTGAAAGAGTTAGCTTGATTGACGAGATTTTTATTGTGACTAACCATCGTTTTTATGGGCACTTTGTTCATTGGGAGAGCCAATCAGACTATTCCAAGCCGATTAAAGTCATTGATGATCTGACGACAAGCAATGAGGACCGTTTAGGGGCTATTGCCGACTTGCAGTTTGTTCTGGAACAGGAAAAGCTGGACGATGATGTTCTAGTTATGGCGGGCGACAATTTGTTCGACTTTGAACTAACCGAAATGGTTCATTTCTATCAAAGCTCAGGGACAGATACGATTGCAGCCCATGAGATGGATGATATCGATTTTCTGAGGCGCACAGGTGTCATACAAACCGATGGCAATGGAAAAGTCATAGCTTTTGAGGAAAAGCCCGAACAGCCCAAATCCAATTTGGCATGTCCGCCGTTTTATATTTACGGGCAGTCCACACTGCCATTAATCAAGCAATATTTGGCGGAGGGCAGCAACGCTGATGCACCGGGCCATTTTGTGCCTTGGCTGATTCGGCATAAAGAGGTTCATGCCTACAAGTTTGAAGGGAAGCGCTTTGATATCGGGACATTGGAGAGCTATCAAGAGGCTAGAGCGTTATTCGCGAGGCAAAATTAG